Genomic window (Sulfurovum sp. NBC37-1):
TGCACTGAGACACGAGTCTCTTCAGGAGTTCATTGATGAGCTTCGTAATGAGAAAAAAGTGGATTGTGTGGTTGTGTTGAGTCATGATGGTTTCTCTGTAGACCAGGAATTGGCGAAAAAAGTGAAAGGTGTTGATTTCATCTTGAGTGGCCACACACATGATCCTAGTCCCAAACCTATTATTGTGAATGATACTGTGATTCTGATTGCAGGCAGTCATGGTAAATATGTAGGCAGACTGGATATCGATATCAAAGACAAGAAAGTGGCAGGCTATAACTTTAAACTGATGCCTGTAGCTTCAAACCTCATACCGGCAGATAAAGCAGGGGATGAACTTGTTGCCAAATCGTATGCACCATTTGATAAGGAGCTTAATGAAGTGTTGGGAACGACGAAAGGGCTCCTTTATAAAAGAGATACTTTCTACTCCACCTTTGATGCACTTATAGGCCAGGCGATCCAGACAGAGATGGGAAGTGATATCGTATTTACACCTGGGTATAGATGGGGAACGACGCTCCTGCCGGGTGACAAGATACTCAAAGACAATGTCTACGAAATGACAGCGATCACATATCCGGAAGTGTATACTTTCGATCTTAAAGGTGCAGTGATAGCGAACCTGATGGAAGACATTGCTGACAATGTATTTAATGAAAATCCTCTGCTTCAGCAGGGCGGAGACATGAGTCGTCTGACAGGTGCAAGCTACAGCATTAAAGTTGCTGCAGCATCGGGAAAACGTATTTCAGATTTCAAGATAGGAGGTAAGCCGATCGATCTAAAAAAGACCTACAGGGTTTCTTCATGGGGAGGAAACTTACAAAATGCAGGTGAAAACCTGGATGAGAAAAAAATACGTGCTGTCTATGAAGTGGTGAGTGATTATATACGTAAACAAAAAGTTGTAGATATCAGCATGGAGTCCAACGTAAAAGTATTGGATTATGATTGTGGATGTCCGGCTAAAGGTGCCAAGTGCTGACGTTATAACCGTGCCCCGTCTTTGTTTGTCCAGAGATTATTGTCATTTTCCTTCTTGACATAGACGGGGCACCCATGGTTGTGATAGTAAATATCACTTTTTAATTATAGCAAAACTTATCTTTTCAAAAAGATGAACGAATAAAAGGAAGAGAAATGAAACAAGGAACAATAAAATTAGGATTGGTAACGGCAACGTTATTAATGGGAAGTACTGCTTTGATGGCAGGCGGTGATATCGCACCTGCAGAAGCACCGGTAAAAGAAGATGTGGTAAAAAGAACATTGAACGGTAATATGACACTGAATTACAAAGTGCTCCCCGGTGCAGTAGATAACATCCATGATCTGTTTTCAGAAGGTGTGTTTTACGGTAGATTGAGAATGAATAGTTTCTATTGGCATTGGGCAGCAGATGGTGCACCAAATAATGCGCCAAAAGAGATGGGCTTAGGCGGTAGTTTAATTTATAAATCTGCAATCTTAAACGGTTTCAGTTTTACAGTAGGCTATTACGGATCCATGAACCCGGATTTCTTCAGACCTGATGCAGACGAAGTCGGCTTCGCTAAAGCAGGTAAAGATACGTTCAGTCGTTATAAGGTAAAAACCGGTGGTGGATTTGGTCTTCATACTTTGGGTGAGGGGTATTTAGAGTATAACAATGGTACGGTTGATGTAAAAGCCGGTCGTCAACTTTTTGAATCTGTATTTACTAAATCCAATGATACTAAAATGATCCCGAATACCTTTGACGGTGCTTCTGCTGCAGTGAAAATTGCGCCTAAAACAAAGGCAAGAGTTGCCTGGTTTGGCGCTCAAAAGCTGAGAGACCATGAAAATTCACATGATGTGATTACTTTTAAGGATGCTAATGGAGAATCCTGGAACAACAATGATGATGCAGGAAAGCACAGAGGTTTAAATTATAATAATTTTGTGAATGCAGGTGAAGATCCTGATCACAACATGTATCTTGCAGATATTACAACCAAATATATTAAAAATTTAAAACTAACAGGAAGTTTTCTTCAAATCCCAGGCGTATTGCAGGATTGGGTGATTGAAGCACACTATAAAATCCCTCTTTCTGACTCAGGATGGGCAGTAAGACCGGGTATTCGTGAGTTTATTCAAAATGACGATGGTGGAGGAGCAGTTATTAGTGTGAATGGCACTAAGAATCCAGTAAATGCGTTAGGTAAATCAATGATAGGATATAGTGACGGTGCAAAAAACTCATTGGACTCAAGTTTATTCAATGCAAGATTAGATGTTTTAATGCCGGATAAAAAAGGATTCTTTAGATTAGGTTATTCAAAAGTAGCTGATGAAGCTGATATTGTTGCA
Coding sequences:
- the soxB gene encoding thiosulfohydrolase SoxB, coding for MDINRRDFLQIAAALGLLGATGGTNLFAGEAGKERIKKLSFSDIVDFEPKGKATILHICDLHAHIKPLYWREPSTLISAKNLVGTPGFICGDSFESYYGIKPGSLDQYFDTYNDFETLAEKFGKMGGIAHIKPIIDHVKKERGEKNVLLLDSGDTWQGTAVALKTDGAAIVEAQNYLGVDVMVGHWEFTYGKERVMELIKMLKGEFISQNVIDNDPFSDDFEELIFPPYTIKEVGGAKIGIIGQSFPFTSTANPKKFTEGWSFALRHESLQEFIDELRNEKKVDCVVVLSHDGFSVDQELAKKVKGVDFILSGHTHDPSPKPIIVNDTVILIAGSHGKYVGRLDIDIKDKKVAGYNFKLMPVASNLIPADKAGDELVAKSYAPFDKELNEVLGTTKGLLYKRDTFYSTFDALIGQAIQTEMGSDIVFTPGYRWGTTLLPGDKILKDNVYEMTAITYPEVYTFDLKGAVIANLMEDIADNVFNENPLLQQGGDMSRLTGASYSIKVAAASGKRISDFKIGGKPIDLKKTYRVSSWGGNLQNAGENLDEKKIRAVYEVVSDYIRKQKVVDISMESNVKVLDYDCGCPAKGAKC